In one window of Desulfovibrio litoralis DSM 11393 DNA:
- a CDS encoding PDDEXK nuclease domain-containing protein: MQYPELLKEIKDRIRKAQIKATMSANAEMLLMYWDVGRIIAERQSVEGWGAKIIQRLAQDIRNELPETKGFSERNLKRMLAFYNEYRGLAIGPTPLAQLSHDTNVLIRPTVLTQLTPADNNSHDPNILQLVMLLPWAHNIALLGVKNENTRLWYMAQALEHGWSHSRLVDQIKQSAYARQGSAVSNFTVHLPAPQSALAQETLKDPYIFDFLTIEEPFHERELETGLVGHVEKFLLELGAGFAFVGRQYHLEVSEQDFYIDLLFYHLKLRCYVVIELKKGKFQPEYAGKMNFYCSVVDDKLRHEQDNPTIGLILCQTKDKIVAEYALRDVNKPIGISEYELTRALPDNLKSSLPTIEELEERLEWDK; this comes from the coding sequence ATGCAATATCCTGAGTTACTCAAAGAAATAAAAGATCGTATTAGAAAAGCACAGATTAAAGCGACTATGTCTGCCAATGCCGAAATGCTTCTGATGTATTGGGACGTGGGGCGTATTATTGCAGAGCGGCAGTCTGTCGAAGGCTGGGGAGCTAAAATCATCCAGCGACTTGCTCAAGATATACGCAATGAATTGCCAGAAACAAAGGGTTTTTCCGAAAGAAATCTTAAGCGGATGCTCGCTTTTTATAATGAATATAGGGGGCTAGCAATTGGGCCAACGCCGTTGGCACAATTGTCTCACGATACAAATGTGCTAATTAGGCCAACGGTATTGACCCAATTGACACCAGCAGACAACAACAGTCATGATCCCAATATATTGCAACTTGTTATGCTCTTGCCTTGGGCACATAATATCGCACTGCTTGGCGTTAAAAATGAAAATACCCGTTTGTGGTATATGGCACAGGCTTTGGAACACGGCTGGAGTCATAGTAGATTGGTTGATCAAATTAAACAGAGTGCTTATGCTCGCCAAGGCTCTGCCGTTTCCAATTTTACTGTTCATTTGCCAGCACCACAGTCTGCTCTGGCTCAGGAAACCTTAAAAGACCCTTATATTTTTGATTTTTTAACAATTGAAGAGCCATTCCATGAGCGTGAACTTGAAACAGGTCTTGTAGGTCATGTGGAGAAATTTTTATTAGAGCTTGGAGCTGGTTTTGCTTTTGTCGGTAGGCAATATCATCTTGAAGTTAGTGAACAAGATTTTTATATCGACTTACTTTTTTATCATCTAAAACTTCGGTGTTATGTGGTAATTGAACTGAAAAAAGGAAAGTTTCAACCTGAATATGCCGGCAAAATGAATTTTTATTGTTCTGTTGTAGATGACAAATTGCGGCATGAACAGGATAATCCCACAATTGGTCTTATTCTTTGTCAGACAAAGGATAAAATCGTGGCAGAATATGCTTTGCGAGATGTGAATAAGCCTATAGGTATTTCAGAGTATGAACTGACACGAGCCTTGCCAGATAACCTGAAGTCTAGTTTACCAACAATTGAGGAGCTTGAAGAACGTTTGGAGTGGGATAAATAG
- a CDS encoding caspase family protein, whose translation MNIAILIGINNYKNIDPLPACSNDLSAVQGLFEKLEKYDDILTLDDSISCFDAKQKIINFIEKHKSNTIDEFTLYYSGHGNHDGNVFYYLWADYSESSQNQTSISNSEIDSYIRTLNPEMTFKFIDACQSGSSYIKDNSNYRTLFDREKSNFKKCYFFFSSLSTQSSFASQKISHFTEEFLRFFDKPKDTKVRYRDIKDFLSDRFLPNAKQTPYFIEQADNTEFFCTINDSVATFVQSLPFYRQESDIVEPSSNTMGLIENIKNDAKRFCTKDEADTILKKIYDICISTNKPSNIESLFQIEVATYNEYTELPLINDISKWVSDQEGANLFISIEQTKEPKTFIEKKHTFNIFAFDPFAPRTKQLDDYTEVTRYVDVVTYMAPSCKQQYAYISITFTPQFPNINGFHIYIAIMLSQLDLAIFTGLVNRNRKNWEVFTDDLTKFSWSASKKNIRELIKDDDFFNSFMTKFYQQILDSVKGNFSLNAKEKQ comes from the coding sequence GTGAATATTGCCATACTGATCGGAATTAATAACTATAAAAATATTGATCCATTACCTGCATGTTCCAATGACCTTTCTGCTGTCCAAGGTCTTTTTGAAAAATTAGAAAAATATGATGACATCTTAACATTAGATGACTCTATTTCTTGCTTTGATGCAAAACAAAAAATTATAAATTTTATAGAAAAACATAAATCAAATACTATTGATGAATTTACTTTATACTACTCTGGACATGGAAATCATGATGGAAATGTATTTTACTATTTATGGGCTGATTATTCAGAATCATCACAAAATCAAACATCAATATCCAATTCAGAAATAGATTCATACATAAGAACTTTGAATCCTGAAATGACTTTTAAATTTATTGATGCCTGCCAATCTGGTTCTTCATATATAAAGGATAATTCAAACTATAGAACTTTATTTGATAGAGAAAAATCAAACTTTAAGAAATGCTATTTCTTTTTTTCAAGCTTATCAACGCAAAGTTCTTTTGCAAGTCAGAAAATTAGCCATTTTACAGAAGAATTTTTGCGTTTTTTTGATAAGCCTAAAGATACAAAAGTCCGTTATCGAGACATTAAAGATTTTTTATCTGATCGTTTTTTACCAAATGCAAAACAAACTCCTTATTTTATAGAGCAAGCTGATAATACAGAATTTTTTTGCACAATTAATGATAGTGTTGCAACATTCGTTCAATCATTACCTTTTTATAGACAAGAATCAGATATAGTAGAGCCTAGCAGTAATACCATGGGCTTAATTGAGAATATTAAAAATGATGCAAAGAGATTTTGTACAAAAGACGAAGCAGATACAATTCTAAAAAAGATATATGACATATGTATCTCTACAAACAAACCATCTAACATAGAAAGTTTATTTCAGATAGAAGTTGCAACTTACAATGAATACACAGAATTGCCCTTGATAAACGACATATCCAAATGGGTTTCAGATCAAGAAGGAGCAAACCTTTTTATTTCCATAGAACAAACAAAAGAGCCTAAAACCTTTATTGAAAAAAAACATACTTTTAATATATTTGCTTTTGACCCTTTTGCCCCTAGAACAAAACAGTTGGATGATTATACCGAAGTTACAAGGTATGTCGATGTGGTTACATATATGGCTCCAAGCTGTAAACAACAATATGCATATATTTCAATCACATTCACTCCACAATTCCCTAATATTAATGGATTCCACATATATATAGCCATTATGTTATCTCAACTGGATCTAGCGATATTCACCGGTCTTGTTAATCGAAATAGAAAAAATTGGGAAGTTTTTACAGATGACCTGACAAAATTTTCTTGGTCTGCTTCAAAGAAAAATATTCGTGAATTAATTAAAGATGATGACTTCTTTAATTCTTTTATGACTAAATTCTACCAACAAATTCTTGATTCGGTTAAGGGTAATTTTTCATTAAATGCTAAAGAAAAGCAATAA
- a CDS encoding MobC family plasmid mobilization relaxosome protein: MVKRLIKNTVRFEMRCSPDELEAWRHAASTHGLSLSQYVRLRLNRDPLPAVKAKTDPSLIRQLAAIGNNLNQIARWVNTNKYKGASTPVEEGIYAVRQQLALLLEQERNHVD; encoded by the coding sequence ATGGTAAAACGGCTCATTAAAAACACAGTACGATTTGAGATGCGATGCTCTCCAGATGAGTTGGAGGCCTGGCGACATGCTGCGTCTACACATGGGCTTTCGCTTTCGCAGTATGTGCGCTTGCGTCTTAACCGTGACCCTTTGCCTGCCGTAAAAGCAAAAACCGACCCATCATTGATTAGACAGCTAGCAGCCATTGGTAATAATCTTAACCAGATAGCTCGATGGGTAAACACCAACAAATATAAGGGAGCGTCCACGCCAGTGGAAGAAGGAATATATGCAGTTCGACAACAGTTAGCACTACTCTTAGAGCAGGAACGCAATCATGTTGATTAA